A window of the Streptomyces griseochromogenes genome harbors these coding sequences:
- a CDS encoding zinc-dependent alcohol dehydrogenase family protein, giving the protein MRALVAGKVGEPTDVLRLESRPVPTPKAGQALIRVKATPIHASDLHVLRGRYGFSPEFPTVGGHMECVGRIEALGPDTEGPKIGERVVAVAVPAVPGPHVAGTWQEYLAADTRRLLPVPDRLSDSTASQLAVNPLTALLLVTRELDVQPGEWLLQTAAGSTVGRLVIQLSRHLGIRTINVVRRRDAVEEIEALGGDEVICTEDEDLLRRVAETAGPAGVRKAIDCVAGRVGAQVSQALAPGGEVVVYGALSTHRQTDPAALTIPLQARSVIYETKAVRGFWLNRWFGTASPEDALRALSQVRSLVADEVLSIPQGRPFPLERFAEAISLAETPAHGTKPLFVFEDGRDNDDG; this is encoded by the coding sequence ATGCGTGCGCTCGTAGCCGGAAAGGTCGGCGAGCCTACCGATGTCCTGCGGCTGGAATCCCGGCCTGTTCCCACGCCAAAAGCCGGTCAGGCGTTGATCCGCGTGAAGGCGACTCCGATTCACGCCAGCGATCTGCACGTGCTGCGTGGCCGCTACGGTTTCTCCCCCGAGTTCCCGACTGTTGGGGGGCACATGGAATGCGTGGGCCGCATTGAGGCCCTGGGCCCGGATACCGAGGGACCAAAGATCGGCGAGCGCGTGGTGGCCGTCGCAGTACCGGCGGTACCCGGGCCTCATGTGGCCGGCACTTGGCAGGAATACCTTGCTGCCGATACACGAAGGCTGCTGCCGGTCCCCGACCGTCTGAGCGACTCCACCGCCAGTCAACTCGCTGTCAACCCGTTGACCGCGCTGCTCCTCGTGACTCGCGAACTCGACGTACAGCCGGGTGAATGGTTGTTGCAGACGGCCGCAGGCTCCACCGTCGGTCGGCTCGTCATTCAGCTGTCCAGACATCTGGGTATTCGCACGATCAATGTCGTGCGGCGGCGCGATGCCGTTGAGGAGATCGAAGCGCTTGGTGGTGACGAGGTCATCTGCACTGAGGACGAGGACCTGTTGCGGCGTGTGGCTGAGACAGCGGGACCGGCCGGCGTGCGCAAGGCCATCGACTGTGTCGCGGGCCGCGTGGGTGCCCAGGTATCCCAGGCATTGGCTCCGGGCGGAGAGGTCGTGGTCTACGGCGCCCTCTCCACCCATCGGCAGACTGACCCGGCGGCGCTGACGATCCCGCTGCAGGCACGCTCGGTCATCTACGAGACCAAAGCAGTCCGTGGCTTCTGGCTGAACCGCTGGTTCGGCACTGCCTCACCTGAGGACGCGCTGCGCGCGCTGTCCCAGGTTCGCAGTCTCGTCGCCGATGAAGTGCTGAGCATCCCCCAAGGCCGGCCGTTCCCGCTCGAACGCTTCGCCGAAGCCATTTCGCTCGCCGAAACACCCGCACATGGCACCAAACCACTCTTCGTCTTCGAAGACGGCCGGGACAACGACGACGGGTAG
- a CDS encoding peptidoglycan-binding domain-containing protein, whose protein sequence is MPFEQHINWTVLPHGFSEDGTQAKVSVFIAPRLLTPDGKEGTLASFPDFVRWPEKIMAATFEFATELGTATPPVPAPFTGPLKPQDPPPVTELWTSLFDEGTPLLPYAFPPGERNFRTYSAREVGGYTKGVYAGTARDFPESPPSTLDAMSRQTPSSTAGETVAAVTSAPGVKDGATPPPLAGLEAFHRTSQAPGLVAGEPVKPSKPPSPPPADFHAMLTSLGDHPVLLRRLGLVLEFLLPIDRLPVSSGELLLTVIPRWTPALRQDSYDVPCRTRYFFNPDPLSPDHRLFVPAAQAPADGDTLASPSRGLVVLDETKFSVEQADIDGAALKMLSVPQGATGLSPVRTHGISLVRNDRLNSLKDEFGRADVHNKAFNGVAKQQGATLQTPAPQSPGAGPEEAAPQDEQEPASAPELLAKDVVRGHRMDIWDESLKAWFSLYERDVEYRKPHGGPLLLTASDEGFFQAHLASAPDDSTMHVPEQLATWDGWSQAAPHPGLVLDTDIGSPDQNIPPNKPVPPRNDPGMGLDLEITVKARPASLPRLRYGHPYRVRLRTVDLAGNGLDFPGAEALMKYLNGVVLPEAEPLVFRRYEPVPAPAVVPRLVLGEGASAFRMVIRSSPGAVPPPAAATGSAARVSLANVRFGRTNEDVRTVQKALVAEGHNLPHGADSVFGDETRTAYAEEQRDQGFSGSGADGDPGCQTLTELGRKNGFSVDCGAGPGADASAGSTAEQYAADFNRSSPVTSEGHVPYQGIDERHVVAPKASLQCVEWHGLLDPAIGSTDHAVQDAVYDLAIRENGSLSDPHPDVVLKSVKSPAADPNHPAIIALHTGEQVELPYLPDPRTTGAVLLDLPGLPAGEPFPIPWDGDVWHRPKSFRLRLAEGSGPPRFDDGSRVLTVSLPKGTVATVRLCSRIDLDEAIMGMASWCRKEAPQAPGAATETEAEAAARMAAESQRADQVLELAAASRHWMFTPWHELTLVHAVQQPVKTPVLTLLLPPPTSPRPEHATAEHLAGTIALDEDSTGRVDLVAEWTEVTDAGPTGRDTRRMTAPVFGMLTDRANRDSAPGTEPAVLQNGVLTFSTQVSEDKAKAAAAAAATDKDKAKRTPLVLEKHEFGDTKHRTVHYRPLAGSKFADYFPAQYAEPGRHTLTVQGAAQEYSVLSSAQPTAPRLLYCVPTLALEHADGPSGAIVHRRRGGGIRVYLDRPWFSSGDGELLGVVLGEPPGGDPASLRDAWVTLMGRDPIHRSAPVVAPTADVFTNAVRHSETLSLPPPNDPLTVTVVGFTPQFDADEKGGRWFCDLELDTKDACLPFVRLALVRYQPESIPGAKLSSVVLADLVRTLPDRELTVRPGQPLTVSVTGPSWDPTGARPPQITATLQRRHDVVTDHDLGWVTLEDTVTQLTSIDAESSHRPFYTGQIPIPPVRRGVPLRLMVVETEGIQADGPTAPTPPGPVLYCDTVDLPPGQDTSDGHGRPGDGDDGRGDGRGDGRDGRGDGRDGRDGRGDGRDGRGDGRGGHGGGFSHH, encoded by the coding sequence ATGCCATTCGAACAGCACATCAATTGGACGGTTCTCCCTCACGGGTTCTCGGAGGACGGCACGCAGGCCAAGGTGTCGGTATTCATCGCACCGCGGCTGCTCACGCCCGATGGGAAGGAGGGCACGCTGGCGAGCTTTCCCGATTTCGTGCGCTGGCCGGAGAAGATCATGGCGGCCACCTTCGAGTTCGCCACGGAGCTCGGCACCGCGACGCCACCCGTACCCGCGCCCTTCACCGGGCCACTGAAACCCCAGGACCCGCCGCCCGTCACGGAGCTGTGGACGAGTCTCTTCGACGAGGGAACCCCGTTGCTACCCTACGCCTTCCCCCCGGGTGAGCGGAACTTCCGCACGTACTCGGCCCGAGAGGTCGGCGGCTACACCAAGGGGGTCTACGCCGGCACGGCCAGGGACTTCCCCGAGAGCCCGCCCTCGACGCTCGACGCGATGAGCCGTCAGACCCCTTCGTCCACGGCCGGCGAGACCGTGGCCGCGGTGACCAGCGCTCCCGGCGTGAAAGACGGTGCGACTCCGCCGCCGTTGGCCGGCCTGGAGGCGTTCCACCGGACCTCGCAGGCACCCGGGCTCGTCGCAGGAGAGCCGGTGAAGCCGTCGAAGCCTCCGTCGCCGCCGCCTGCCGACTTCCACGCGATGCTCACCTCGCTCGGGGACCACCCCGTGCTCCTCAGGCGTCTGGGACTGGTTCTGGAGTTCCTTCTGCCGATCGATCGGCTGCCCGTTTCCTCGGGCGAGCTGCTGCTGACCGTGATCCCCCGCTGGACTCCCGCCCTGCGACAGGACTCGTACGACGTGCCATGCCGCACCCGCTACTTCTTCAACCCCGACCCGCTCTCGCCCGACCACCGCCTGTTCGTTCCCGCGGCGCAGGCTCCCGCCGACGGCGACACGCTGGCATCCCCGTCCCGGGGTCTCGTGGTGCTGGACGAGACGAAGTTCTCCGTCGAACAGGCCGACATCGACGGTGCCGCGCTCAAGATGTTGTCGGTCCCCCAGGGTGCCACGGGGCTCTCCCCGGTGCGGACCCATGGGATTTCGCTGGTCAGAAACGATCGCCTGAACAGCCTGAAGGACGAGTTCGGCCGGGCGGACGTGCACAACAAGGCGTTCAACGGGGTGGCAAAGCAACAGGGGGCGACACTCCAGACACCGGCCCCCCAGTCTCCGGGAGCCGGGCCCGAGGAGGCGGCTCCGCAGGATGAACAGGAGCCCGCTTCCGCCCCCGAACTCCTCGCCAAGGACGTGGTCCGCGGCCACCGGATGGACATCTGGGACGAGAGCCTGAAGGCGTGGTTCTCGCTGTACGAGCGTGACGTCGAGTACCGCAAGCCCCATGGCGGGCCGCTTCTGCTCACGGCCTCCGACGAGGGCTTCTTCCAAGCCCACCTGGCCTCAGCGCCGGACGATTCCACCATGCACGTACCCGAGCAACTGGCCACCTGGGACGGCTGGTCGCAGGCCGCGCCACATCCGGGCCTGGTGCTGGACACCGACATAGGATCGCCCGACCAGAACATACCCCCCAACAAGCCGGTGCCGCCCCGGAACGACCCGGGGATGGGACTGGACCTGGAGATCACGGTCAAGGCACGACCCGCTTCCCTGCCCAGGCTGCGGTACGGCCATCCGTACCGGGTGCGGCTGCGCACCGTCGACCTGGCGGGCAACGGCCTCGACTTCCCGGGGGCCGAGGCCCTGATGAAGTACCTGAACGGCGTGGTGCTCCCCGAGGCCGAGCCATTGGTGTTCCGGAGGTACGAGCCCGTGCCCGCGCCGGCCGTGGTGCCCAGGCTGGTGCTCGGGGAAGGCGCCTCGGCGTTCCGCATGGTGATCCGGAGCAGCCCGGGAGCCGTGCCTCCCCCGGCCGCCGCCACAGGCAGTGCCGCGAGGGTCTCGCTGGCCAATGTGCGGTTCGGCCGGACCAACGAAGATGTCCGCACCGTCCAGAAGGCCCTCGTCGCCGAGGGCCACAACCTCCCCCACGGCGCGGACAGCGTCTTCGGCGACGAGACCAGGACCGCCTATGCCGAGGAACAACGTGACCAGGGCTTTTCGGGGAGCGGTGCCGACGGCGACCCTGGGTGCCAGACCCTGACCGAGCTGGGCCGCAAGAACGGCTTCAGCGTCGACTGCGGTGCCGGACCCGGCGCCGACGCGTCGGCGGGCAGTACGGCGGAACAGTACGCCGCGGACTTCAACCGGTCCTCGCCGGTCACCTCGGAGGGGCACGTCCCGTACCAGGGGATCGACGAACGCCATGTGGTGGCGCCGAAGGCGTCGCTGCAGTGCGTGGAGTGGCACGGACTGCTGGACCCGGCCATCGGCTCGACCGACCACGCCGTCCAGGACGCGGTGTACGACCTGGCCATTCGGGAGAACGGCTCCCTCAGCGACCCCCACCCGGATGTGGTGTTGAAGTCTGTCAAGTCACCGGCGGCCGATCCCAACCATCCGGCGATCATCGCCCTGCACACGGGCGAGCAGGTCGAACTGCCCTATCTTCCCGATCCACGGACCACGGGAGCCGTCCTCCTGGACCTGCCCGGGCTGCCCGCCGGTGAGCCCTTTCCCATCCCCTGGGACGGCGATGTCTGGCACCGCCCCAAGTCGTTCAGGCTGAGGCTGGCCGAAGGGTCCGGGCCGCCCCGCTTCGACGACGGGTCCCGCGTACTGACCGTATCGCTGCCCAAGGGAACCGTGGCGACCGTCCGGCTGTGTTCCAGGATCGACCTGGACGAGGCCATCATGGGCATGGCCTCGTGGTGCCGGAAGGAGGCGCCGCAGGCACCGGGGGCCGCGACGGAGACGGAGGCGGAAGCGGCGGCACGGATGGCGGCGGAGTCGCAAAGGGCCGACCAGGTGCTGGAACTGGCCGCGGCCAGTCGGCACTGGATGTTCACTCCCTGGCACGAGCTGACCCTCGTGCACGCCGTACAACAGCCGGTGAAGACACCCGTGCTGACCCTGCTGCTGCCGCCGCCGACGAGTCCCCGTCCCGAACACGCCACCGCCGAGCACCTCGCCGGCACCATCGCGCTGGACGAGGACAGCACGGGCCGGGTCGACCTGGTCGCGGAGTGGACCGAGGTGACGGACGCCGGCCCCACCGGCCGCGACACCCGGAGGATGACCGCCCCGGTGTTCGGAATGCTGACGGACAGAGCGAACCGCGACAGCGCCCCCGGCACCGAACCCGCCGTCCTGCAGAACGGTGTCCTGACCTTCAGCACCCAGGTGTCGGAGGACAAAGCCAAGGCTGCGGCTGCGGCTGCCGCCACTGACAAGGACAAGGCAAAAAGGACGCCGCTCGTCCTCGAGAAGCACGAGTTCGGCGACACCAAGCACCGTACGGTGCACTACCGCCCCCTGGCCGGCAGCAAATTCGCAGACTACTTTCCCGCGCAGTACGCCGAGCCCGGCCGGCACACGCTGACCGTACAGGGAGCGGCGCAGGAATATTCGGTGCTCAGCAGTGCACAGCCCACGGCACCGCGCTTGCTGTACTGCGTGCCCACGCTGGCCCTGGAGCATGCCGACGGGCCGTCCGGCGCCATCGTCCACCGTCGGCGCGGCGGCGGCATCCGGGTGTACCTGGACCGTCCCTGGTTCTCCTCCGGTGACGGCGAACTGCTCGGCGTGGTCCTGGGCGAGCCGCCCGGAGGCGACCCGGCCTCCCTGCGGGACGCCTGGGTCACTCTGATGGGCCGCGACCCCATCCACCGTTCCGCACCCGTCGTCGCCCCGACCGCGGACGTGTTCACCAACGCGGTACGGCACTCCGAGACGCTCTCGCTTCCCCCGCCCAACGACCCGCTCACCGTCACCGTCGTGGGCTTCACCCCGCAGTTCGACGCGGACGAGAAGGGCGGCCGCTGGTTCTGCGATCTGGAACTGGACACCAAGGACGCCTGTCTGCCGTTCGTCCGGCTCGCTCTGGTCCGATACCAGCCGGAATCGATCCCCGGAGCCAAGCTCTCGTCGGTCGTCCTCGCCGACCTCGTACGCACCCTGCCCGACCGCGAGCTGACGGTCAGGCCCGGCCAACCGCTCACGGTCAGTGTCACCGGCCCCTCCTGGGACCCCACGGGCGCACGGCCACCTCAGATCACCGCCACGCTCCAGCGCAGACACGACGTCGTCACCGACCACGACCTCGGCTGGGTGACCCTGGAGGACACCGTCACCCAACTCACCTCGATCGACGCGGAGTCCTCGCACAGGCCCTTCTACACGGGCCAGATCCCGATACCGCCCGTGCGGCGCGGGGTGCCGCTGCGCCTCATGGTCGTCGAGACCGAGGGCATCCAGGCCGACGGCCCGACGGCCCCCACGCCCCCGGGGCCGGTGCTCTACTGCGACACCGTCGATCTACCGCCGGGGCAGGACACTTCGGACGGGCACGGCAGGCCCGGGGACGGCGATGACGGGCGGGGCGACGGACGCGGAGACGGGCGTGACGGACGGGGCGATGGACGTGACGGACGCGACGGACGCGGAGACGGACGTGACGGGCGCGGAGACGGGCGCGGCGGGCACGGTGGCGGTTTCTCCCACCATTGA
- a CDS encoding peptidoglycan-binding domain-containing protein, whose translation MAHVLALTDGTASRDSLLDELSASDGLVLLGLNERLVLAEGDAVTAAALSGLPGLLGVTDEPPPLAPGDLEAMLNGDMAAGPTVASLFDVDAAALDEELIRDVLGWLVSVDQRFVADTDTAATSGEPWGPPAACLRDDSAPQPVPPDSPLRAPRFADDPVLEQCLAGTHRMLAPEEGRAVMKVQAALIDLGFPLPRFGADGRFGDETGQAVSAFKRGQGLAPDDPVVGTGTMAALDRVFAP comes from the coding sequence ATGGCCCACGTACTCGCCCTGACCGACGGCACCGCCTCCCGGGACTCCCTGCTCGACGAGCTGTCGGCGTCCGACGGACTGGTCCTGCTCGGCCTGAACGAACGCCTGGTGCTGGCCGAGGGCGACGCGGTGACCGCCGCCGCCCTCAGCGGCCTGCCCGGGCTGCTGGGCGTCACCGACGAGCCGCCCCCTCTCGCGCCGGGCGACCTGGAGGCGATGCTGAACGGCGACATGGCGGCAGGGCCCACGGTCGCGAGCCTCTTCGACGTCGACGCTGCCGCCCTCGACGAGGAGTTGATCCGTGACGTGCTCGGCTGGCTGGTCTCGGTCGACCAGCGGTTCGTGGCCGACACCGACACCGCGGCCACGTCGGGCGAGCCGTGGGGACCACCGGCCGCCTGCCTGCGGGACGACTCCGCCCCGCAGCCGGTCCCGCCCGACTCGCCGCTGCGCGCGCCTCGTTTCGCCGACGATCCGGTCCTTGAGCAATGTCTGGCGGGCACCCACCGCATGCTTGCCCCGGAGGAGGGGCGCGCGGTGATGAAAGTGCAGGCAGCGCTGATCGACCTCGGGTTCCCGCTGCCGCGGTTCGGCGCGGACGGGCGGTTCGGCGACGAGACCGGTCAGGCGGTGTCCGCCTTCAAGCGTGGTCAGGGCCTGGCTCCCGACGACCCGGTCGTCGGCACAGGGACCATGGCCGCGCTGGACCGCGTCTTCGCTCCGTAG
- a CDS encoding YqjF family protein, with amino-acid sequence MPQPPLAVGPEPITADPPHTADRPLLTQSWLDLAFLHWAADPADVAPLLPTGTRPDTLYGVTYVGLVAFRMHRVGWFRLPGIPYLGSFPETNVRLYSVDAHGRRGVVFRSLDASRLIPVAVGRAAFRLPYIWSRMEIRQDGKTVVYTSSRRWPGPRGAHSSLAIRIGERVEEPTELEHFLTARWGMHSAFFGRSLYLPNTHPRWPLHRAELLRCDENLVVSAGLPAPVGPPVSVLYSPGVPVRFGRPPRTPAGIPTP; translated from the coding sequence ATGCCGCAGCCGCCGCTCGCCGTGGGCCCCGAACCGATAACCGCCGACCCGCCCCACACCGCGGACCGGCCCCTTCTCACCCAGTCCTGGCTCGATCTGGCCTTTCTCCACTGGGCCGCCGACCCGGCGGACGTCGCCCCGCTGCTGCCGACCGGTACCCGGCCGGACACCTTGTACGGCGTCACCTACGTCGGTCTCGTCGCTTTCCGGATGCACCGCGTCGGCTGGTTCCGCCTTCCCGGAATCCCGTACCTCGGTTCCTTCCCGGAGACCAACGTCCGTCTGTACTCCGTGGACGCCCACGGCCGGCGCGGCGTGGTCTTCCGCTCCCTCGACGCGTCCCGCCTGATCCCCGTCGCCGTCGGCCGGGCAGCGTTCCGGCTCCCGTACATCTGGTCGCGGATGGAGATCCGCCAGGACGGCAAGACGGTCGTCTACACGAGCAGCCGGCGCTGGCCCGGACCTCGCGGCGCGCACAGCAGCCTCGCGATACGGATCGGCGAACGGGTCGAGGAACCGACCGAACTCGAACACTTCCTGACCGCCCGCTGGGGCATGCACAGCGCCTTCTTCGGCCGGTCCCTGTATCTCCCCAACACGCATCCGCGCTGGCCGCTCCACCGTGCCGAGCTGCTGCGCTGCGACGAGAACCTCGTGGTCTCCGCGGGCCTGCCCGCACCGGTCGGGCCGCCTGTCAGCGTGCTCTACTCCCCCGGAGTCCCCGTCCGCTTCGGCCGGCCGCCCCGCACCCCGGCCGGCATTCCCACCCCCTGA
- the blsL gene encoding L-leucyldemethyl-blasticidin S guanidino methyltransferase BlsL, which produces MEQSTGAIAADSAEPEIELIEKDGEVTLSIGGEQAMQAWERDLMWASADLLCRHGQDFYEVGLGLGLSALRIARNPATRSHTVLELFGEVEELFRTANPDLPPTLSIERGDFFQRIKELPSESFDGMFFDPALDMEVWTDEELWARTVPEVVRVLRPGGVFIPFFSTKPELRWQYVEHFRRIHVERHPYQAYDTTEYTYGTSGNAYIQCFYKD; this is translated from the coding sequence ATGGAGCAGAGCACCGGCGCGATCGCCGCGGACTCCGCCGAGCCCGAGATCGAGCTGATCGAGAAGGACGGCGAGGTGACCTTGAGCATCGGCGGCGAGCAGGCCATGCAGGCGTGGGAACGCGACCTGATGTGGGCGAGCGCCGATCTCCTGTGCCGGCACGGGCAGGACTTCTACGAGGTCGGACTGGGTCTCGGCCTGTCGGCGCTGCGGATCGCACGCAACCCGGCCACCCGGAGCCACACCGTCCTGGAACTCTTCGGCGAGGTGGAGGAGTTGTTCCGGACCGCCAATCCCGACCTGCCGCCGACCCTGTCCATCGAGCGCGGCGACTTCTTCCAGCGGATCAAGGAGCTGCCGAGCGAGAGCTTCGACGGCATGTTCTTCGACCCTGCCCTGGACATGGAGGTGTGGACGGACGAGGAGCTGTGGGCGAGGACGGTGCCCGAGGTGGTCCGGGTGCTGCGGCCCGGAGGCGTCTTCATCCCGTTCTTCAGCACCAAGCCCGAGCTGCGCTGGCAGTACGTCGAGCACTTCCGCCGGATCCACGTGGAGCGGCATCCGTACCAGGCGTACGACACCACGGAATACACCTACGGCACCAGTGGCAACGCCTACATCCAGTGTTTCTACAAGGACTGA
- a CDS encoding MFS transporter, whose translation MPRRFLRLLTRPHIAGLAWWSVVSRLPVYLMSLAMVLVVREQGGGYPQAGLVSALYTGGMALGSPLVARRVDRAGRRPVLLATGMTYPAALVLLVWATGPADPAQLVLAVLAGAALPPANACMRSLWARLPLEEDERATAYLWEALLTELLVIGTPVMLAALMAVGSAGSALTAVAVLGGIGAVGLALTPLPPEAGERDRAAAGQDGSPDGLLGPLRNRALLGLLAVMAASAVPIGLMTLAIPAFVDAHGTAGRTGFVYACWGIGSAIGALWLGNAQTERPVHRRFPWLVLAFAAGTALPLLAGSELTLGLALAVGGAPIALVSAAEMTLVSTLADGRLLTEAFTWASLSTVLGEAIGQQTGGLLADPLGPHGVFTVAVGTALLTALGAFGCRGLFARTTAAPATADTGTG comes from the coding sequence ATGCCACGGAGGTTCCTGCGTCTGCTGACGCGCCCGCACATTGCCGGGCTCGCCTGGTGGAGCGTGGTCTCCAGGCTGCCCGTCTACCTGATGTCGCTCGCCATGGTCCTGGTGGTGCGTGAGCAGGGCGGCGGATACCCCCAGGCGGGTCTCGTCTCCGCCCTCTACACCGGGGGCATGGCACTGGGCAGCCCGCTCGTCGCCCGCCGGGTCGACCGCGCCGGCCGGCGGCCCGTGCTGCTCGCCACGGGGATGACGTATCCGGCCGCTCTCGTCCTCCTGGTGTGGGCCACCGGACCGGCGGACCCCGCCCAGCTCGTGCTGGCGGTCCTCGCCGGAGCCGCCCTGCCCCCGGCGAACGCCTGTATGCGCAGCCTGTGGGCGCGTCTGCCGCTCGAAGAGGACGAACGGGCGACCGCCTACCTGTGGGAGGCGCTGCTCACCGAACTCCTCGTCATCGGCACGCCCGTCATGCTCGCGGCGCTGATGGCCGTGGGCTCGGCCGGGTCCGCCCTGACCGCGGTCGCCGTGCTGGGCGGCATCGGCGCGGTCGGGCTGGCGCTCACACCACTGCCGCCCGAAGCGGGTGAGCGGGACCGGGCGGCGGCCGGGCAGGACGGCTCACCCGACGGCCTGCTGGGCCCGCTGCGCAACCGGGCGCTGCTCGGGCTGCTCGCGGTGATGGCCGCCTCGGCCGTGCCGATCGGTCTGATGACCCTCGCCATCCCGGCCTTCGTCGACGCCCACGGCACGGCAGGGCGGACCGGGTTCGTGTACGCCTGCTGGGGCATCGGCAGCGCGATCGGCGCGCTGTGGCTCGGGAACGCACAGACGGAGCGGCCCGTGCACCGCCGCTTCCCCTGGCTGGTCCTCGCCTTCGCGGCGGGTACGGCCCTGCCGCTGCTGGCCGGTTCCGAGCTCACCCTCGGACTCGCGCTCGCGGTGGGCGGTGCTCCCATCGCGCTCGTCTCCGCCGCCGAGATGACCCTGGTCAGCACACTCGCCGATGGCCGCCTGCTGACCGAGGCGTTCACCTGGGCGTCCCTGTCCACCGTGCTGGGAGAGGCGATCGGCCAGCAGACGGGCGGTCTGCTCGCCGACCCGCTCGGGCCGCACGGCGTCTTCACGGTCGCGGTGGGCACCGCGCTGCTGACCGCGCTGGGGGCCTTCGGCTGCCGCGGCCTGTTCGCCCGGACGACGGCCGCACCCGCCACCGCGGACACGGGCACCGGCTGA
- a CDS encoding ATP-dependent carboxylate-amine ligase, translating to MTGAAQAVLLADDRACSFTRYAARNRADGLVLLRFEEARADMSAQYLDETAHLPAFWIRRGVPLAAEARRYLDWIRRQPVRPTRFCNPSEPRQEVAQRFAGLVGLPHLTPRQVRWVRNKADMKDKFRELGLCTAAYARVATAGDVTRFAAAHGWPVVLKPVDSFACVDTYLLREPADVGQVDLTARRWMVEQYLGGTEWEACALILDGEVLDVWPSAMPCRPLDIVEGAMNANISVASGPGPACDVTGTVRSVVRGMGLDHGYLHMEFFEIDGRVYAGEVGLRMAGCEIAANHGHAYGFDVFGATLDVYAGLRPALEYGERRCVGDLLLPLPGTGTVTALTSREELLGLPGVIAAALRVSPGERVTARRASHNSCGHVHVEGATAAEVEERMRQVLDAFTIEVAAGAESAPAPSL from the coding sequence GTGACCGGCGCCGCGCAGGCCGTTCTGCTGGCGGACGACCGGGCCTGCTCCTTCACCCGCTATGCCGCCCGCAACCGCGCCGACGGCCTGGTCCTGCTGCGGTTCGAGGAGGCTCGTGCCGACATGTCGGCACAGTACCTGGACGAGACCGCCCACCTGCCCGCGTTCTGGATCCGCCGCGGCGTGCCGCTCGCGGCCGAGGCCCGACGCTATCTCGACTGGATCCGCCGGCAGCCGGTTCGCCCGACCCGCTTCTGCAACCCCTCCGAACCGCGTCAGGAGGTCGCGCAACGCTTCGCGGGGCTGGTGGGCCTGCCTCATCTGACGCCCCGGCAGGTGCGGTGGGTGCGCAACAAGGCCGACATGAAGGACAAGTTCCGGGAGCTGGGGCTGTGCACCGCCGCCTACGCCCGGGTCGCGACGGCCGGCGACGTGACCCGCTTCGCCGCCGCCCACGGCTGGCCGGTGGTTCTGAAGCCCGTGGACTCCTTCGCCTGCGTCGACACCTACCTCCTGCGCGAGCCGGCCGACGTCGGACAGGTCGATCTCACCGCGCGCCGCTGGATGGTGGAGCAGTACCTCGGCGGCACCGAGTGGGAGGCGTGTGCGCTGATCCTCGACGGCGAGGTGCTGGACGTGTGGCCCAGTGCCATGCCGTGCCGGCCCCTCGACATCGTCGAAGGGGCGATGAACGCGAACATCAGCGTCGCCTCGGGCCCAGGACCGGCCTGTGACGTGACCGGCACGGTACGAAGTGTCGTGCGCGGGATGGGCTTGGACCACGGCTATCTGCACATGGAGTTCTTCGAGATCGACGGCCGGGTGTACGCGGGGGAGGTCGGGCTGCGGATGGCCGGCTGCGAGATCGCCGCCAACCACGGGCATGCCTACGGGTTCGACGTCTTCGGCGCGACGCTCGACGTGTACGCCGGTCTGCGCCCCGCCCTGGAGTACGGCGAGCGCCGCTGCGTCGGCGATCTGCTGCTGCCGCTGCCCGGTACCGGCACGGTAACCGCGCTGACGTCGCGGGAGGAGCTGCTGGGCCTGCCCGGCGTCATCGCGGCCGCCCTGCGTGTCTCGCCCGGTGAGCGCGTCACCGCACGGCGTGCCTCGCACAACTCCTGCGGACACGTACATGTCGAGGGCGCGACGGCCGCCGAGGTGGAAGAGCGCATGAGACAGGTGCTGGACGCCTTCACCATCGAGGTCGCCGCGGGCGCCGAGTCCGCACCGGCGCCTTCCCTCTGA